A single Carassius carassius chromosome 3, fCarCar2.1, whole genome shotgun sequence DNA region contains:
- the LOC132116558 gene encoding odorant receptor 131-2-like, with translation MTNATTDEANSYPHVRVCAAGVSLIILAFFNLIINWTIVREERLRSHARFVLVFHLLLSALVYFAVSFSFNLQSYLEAATTPNICIALIKGLMTSGSNIILTITAMALDRYFAICYPLHYSKITFKPWPWLIGILTWGLASIIPLTLSPNINDTVPCGRKPLRGGEMHKIGLITICTVLIVYSYVRILYEGRRLGVLNRRNRAACRTIALHGTQLAVYILPNFVQFLLYILHRYWSLNRSTKDLFAVISFAFFSLGQCIAPIVYGLRKEELLEHLNHRFPCLSVRLKRILEWTVNITHPNRRRQQRERRMTSETLLSRETSQTTV, from the exons ATGACAAATGCTACTACAGATGAGGCCAACTCGTATCCACACGTACGTGTTTGTGCAGCGGGAGTTTCTTTGATCATTTTGGCCTTTTTCAACTTGATCATCAACTGGACCATAGTGCGCGAGGAGCGCCTGCGGAGCCACGCGCGCTTCGTCCTCGTGTTCCACTTGTTGCTCTCCGCGCTGGTGTACTTCGCAGTAAGCTTTAGCTTTAACTTACAAAGCTACCTGGAAGCAGCGACCACGCCAAACATATGCATTGCGCTAATCAAAGGTCTGATGACGAGCGGCTCCAATATCATCCTCACCATCACAGCGATGGCGCTGGACCGTTACTTTGCCATATGTTACCCGCTCCACTATAGCAAAATTACTTTCAAACCCTGGCCGTGGCTCATCGGGATCCTAACATGGGGACTAGCGTCGATTATTCCTCTTACCCTGTCGCCCAACATAAATGACACTGTGCCCTGTGGAAGGAAACCTCTGCGAGGCGGAGAAATGCACAAAATCGGTCTAATAACAATTTGCACGGTTCTTATCGTGTACAGCTATGTACGGATCTTATATGAGGGGCGTCGTCTGGGTGTGTTGAACCGGCGCAACCGAGCTGCGTGTAGGACTATCGCTCTCCACGGCACACAGCTCGCCGTCTACATCCTCCCCAATTTCGTACAGTTTTTGTTGTATATACTTCACCGCTACTGGTCACTCAACAGATCCACAAAAGACCTTTTTGCAGTCATAAGTTTTGCCTTCTTCAGCCTGGGGCAGTGCATCGCTCCGATAGTATACGGACTGCGTAAAGAGGAACTGCTGGAACATCTTAATCACCGATTCCCGTGTTTATCCGTCCGGCTGAAGCGCATTTTGGAGTGGACTGTCAACATCACACACCCCAATCGCCGTCGCCAGCAAAG GGAGAGGAGAATGACTTCAGAGACATTATTATCAAGAGAGACTTCTCAGACGACTGTGTGA